From a single Mus musculus strain C57BL/6J chromosome 12, GRCm38.p6 C57BL/6J genomic region:
- the Adam6b gene encoding a disintegrin and metalloproteinase domain 6-like, with product MLSLTWGMRLVERPVVPRVLLLLFALWLLLLVPVWCSQGHPTWRYISSEVVIPRKEIYHTKGLQAQRLLSYSLHFRGQRHIIHLRRKTLIWPRHLLLTTQDDQGALQMDYPFFPVDCYYIGYLEGIPQSMVTVDTCYGGLSGVMKLDDLTYEIKPLNDSQSFEHLVSQIVSESDDTGPMNAWKHWSHNTGSPSSRLEYADGAPRISSKNYATHPAAIKGHFQATNSVYNSAAGDKLSSTVGYLFQVISLMDTYLTNLHMRYYVFLMTVYTNSDPFRLEFAVPGGSAYNYYVSVFYNKFKPDAGVLLNKYGPQDNQVNPAERSICSSLALICIGKYDRNPLFLSPIITNRVGRSLGLKYDEGYCVCQRRNTCIMFRHPQLTDAFSNCSLAEISNILNTPGLMPCLFYDRHVYYNTSLTYKFCGNFKVDNDEQCDCGSQKACYSDPCCGNDCRLTPGSICDKELCCANCTYSPSGTLCRPIQNICDLPEYCNGTKYICPDDTYLQDGTPCSEDGYCYKGNCTDRNIQCMEIFGVSAKNANIKCYDINKQRFRFGHCTRAEESLTFNACADQDKLCGRLQCTNVTNLPYLQEHVSFHQSIISGFTCFGLDEHRGTETTDAGMVRHGTPCSKSKFCDQGACSGSLSHLGYDCTPEKCSFRGVCNNHRNCHCHFGWKPPECKEEGLSGSIDSGSPPVQRHTIKQKQEPVVYLRILFGRIYFLFVALLFGIATRVGVTKIFRFEDLQATLRSGQGPARDKPK from the coding sequence ATGTTATCTCTGACCTGGGGCATGAGGCTAGTGGAAAGACCTGTGGTCCCCAGGGTCCTCCTCTTGCTATTTGCACTCTGGCTGCTCCTCCTGGTTCCAGTCTGGTGTTCTCAAGGCCATCCTACTTGGCGTTACATCTCATCGGAGGTGGTTATTCCTCGGAAGGAGATCTACCATACCAAAGGACTTCAAGCACAAAGACTGCTCTCATATAGCTTGCATTTTCGGGGCCAGAGACATATCATCCACCTGCGGAGAAAGACACTCATTTGGCCCAGACACTTGTTGCTGACAACTCAAGATGACCAAGGAGCCTTACAGATGGATTACCCCTTTTTTCCTGTAGATTGTTACTATATTGGCTACCTGGAGGGGATCCCACAATCCATGGTCACTGTGGATACTTGTTATGGGGGCCTGTCAGGGGTCATGAAGTTAGATGACCTTACCTATGAAATCAAACCCCTCAATGATTCACAGAGCTTTGAACACCTTGTTTCTCAGATAGTATCTGAGTCTGATGACACAGGGCCTATGAATGCATGGAAGCACTGGAGCCATaatacaggttctccctcctccAGATTGGAATATGCAGATGGAGCTCCCAGAATATCTAGTAAGAACTACGCTACACATCCAGCTGCTATAAAAGGCCACTTTCAAGCAACCAATTCTGTATATAATTCTGCTGCAGGTGACAAACTTTCATCTACTGTTGGGTATTTGTTTCAAGTCATTAGTTTAATGGACACCTATCTGACCAATCTTCATATGCGGTACTATGTCTTTCTCATGACTGTGTACACCAATTCTGATCCATTTCGACTTGAGTTTGCAGTTCCAGGAGGGTCGGCTTATAATTACTATGTGTCAGTCTTTTATAATAAATTTAAGCCTGATGCAGGAGTTTTACTTAATAAGTATGGGCCACAAGATAACCAGGTTAATCCAGCTGAGAGGAGTATATGTTCTTCCTTAGCCCTAATTTGTATTGGTAAATATGATCGAAATCCTTTATTTTTATCTCCTATAATAACCAATCGTGTTGGAAGGAGTTTAGGCTTAAAATATGATGAGGGGTACTGTGTCTGCCAGAGAAGGAACACCTGCATTATGTTCAGACATCCTCAATTAACAGATGCTTTCAGCAATTGTTCCCTTGCAGAGATAAGCAACATACTTAATACTCCTGGTCTGATGCCATGTCTTTTCTATGACCGTCATGTTTATTATAATACATCATTGACTTATAAGTTTTGTGGAAACTTCAAAGTAGATAACGATGAGCAGTGTGACTGTGGCTCCCAAAAGGCATGTTATTCAGATCCCTGCTGTGGAAATGATTGCAGGTTAACACCTGGTAGCATTTGTGATAAAGAATTATGCTGTGCAAATTGCACTTACAGTCCTTCTGGGACACTCTGCAGACCTATCCAGAACATATGTGATCTTCCAGAGTACTGTAATGGGACTAAATACATTTGCCCAGATGACACTTATCTGCAAGATGGGACACCATGCTCAGAAGATGGTTACTGCTATAAAGGTAACTGCACTGATCGCAACATACAATGCATGGAAATCTTTGGTGTAAGTGCTAAGAATGCTAATATTAAGTGCTATGACATCAACAAACAACGGTTTCGATTTGGGCATTGTACTAGAGCAGAAGAAAGCCTCACATTCAATGCTTGTGCTGATCAGGACAAGCTGTGTGGAAGGTTGCAGTGTACCAATGTCACCAATCTTCCATATTTGCAAGAACATGTTTCATTCCATCAATCGATTATCTCTGGGTTTACCTGCTTTGGGCTTGATGAACATCGTGGGACAGAAACAACAGATGCTGGAATGGTGAGACATGGTACCCCCTGCTCCAAAAGTAAGTTCTGTGATCAAGGAGCTTGCAGTGGAAGTTTATCTCATTTGGGTTATGACTGCACCCCAGAAAAATGCAGTTTTAGAGGAGTGTGTAACAATCATCGGAATTGCCATTGTCATTTTGGTTGGAAGCCTCCAGAGTGCAAAGAAGAGGGACTAAGTGGGAGCATAGACAGTGGGTCCCCTCCAGTTCAAAGgcacacaataaaacaaaaacaagagccaGTGGTGTATTTAAGAATACTCTTTGGTCGTATTTACTTCCTCTTTGTTGCACTGCTCTTTGGCATTGCCACTCGTGTAGGAGTTACTAAGATTTTTAGATTTGAAGACTTGCAAGCTACTTTACGTTCTGGGCAAGGACCAGCAAGGGACAAGCCAAAGTAA